DNA sequence from the Schistocerca americana isolate TAMUIC-IGC-003095 chromosome 2, iqSchAmer2.1, whole genome shotgun sequence genome:
GTTTACTGAAACTTGTTCTTCTGGGAACCCTTTAAAGTTTTTCAAATTTAAGGTACCTCCTGCCAGTTCTTGATTCTTTTTTGATTCAGTATGCCTTTCAGTGTTATTTTTTGGCATTAAACAACTACTGTCAGCTACATGATCATAAGACAATTCTTTGTCCTTGCTTAAATGGACATCCTCACTAGATTTTGTTAGCAAAGAATTTGTACTGCTGAAAGTTGACTGATCTTTTATCTCTTGAAATTTATTCAGATGATTTTGTCCTCTAGACATATTCACTGATAAAGATTGCTTATTTGAAGATGTGGGTCGTTCCTCTGATGATACCAGACTTCTATGTGAATGTATTTTCTTCCTAAATGCATCTTCTGGGCCTGAATGCTGGAGTCTTGCAGAAATGTGATCTGTTATTAAGTACTTGTCCTCGAGTGACGACTGCTCACCTGACAACTGGTTAGTCCTAAAATCCTCAGTATTTTTTAATCGGTTAATTCGCACTGAGAGCTTGCTTCCAAATGCTGGCTGTTCTTGTGCAAGTTCACAGAATTTATTCAACTGAGTGAATGATTTCTGATTTTGAATAACTGAATCACTTCTTAAGGTTGTCACATGCTCTTTTGGTGCCTCTTTCTTTTTACttgttcttttgtttcttttagatGTGTTTAGACACATTGATTGATTCCTTGTGTGCTCTGTGAACCCTTGAGGTGGTTGTTCTTTACCACTTGAGTTTTCCTGGACTCCCAACAAACTATGCATTATTTTGGTACCTATTACCTCAGCCCCAGATTCTTGTTGTGCCGTATTCAATACCGATCTACTTCTAGACAATGAACGCCGCGTTCTGTACGTTAACTGTTCTTCTGCCACATTCTGAGTTTTACTCGAGAGTGTCTGGTTCACATGGCTCCTTCCCTGAATGGCAAGTTCACTGTCAAGTACAGAGCGTTCCTTTTGGAATTTgtgactactactgcagtgtataCATCTTGCAGccattcttactgacaatgattctgAATTGCTGGCAGTCATCTGCAGTGTTGATTTATCTCTACTGCTAGTTGAAGTTTTGTGCCTTCCAGATATGCTAGCAGGCTTCGACCATCTCCTTCTGGTTGATCTGGACTGCCTTTCCACTCTATTGTTCGATGATGGTTCACTTACTGGTTCCATTCTTTTGAATAGTAAATGTTCTTTTGATGGATGTCGACTCTCATGTGAtcttttatgttttctgtatgtgtCACAAGACTTCGAACGTCTTTTTCTCCATGTCACACGTTGAGTATCTCTGATCGGTAGCACGCTTCTGCTTCTCAATTTTCTGCAGGATTCCACTGGTGACGGACTTCTTTTCCATCGATTCACTCTATCTGCAGGGGACTGGCTTCTCAACCTGGCAGGGCGGCCTCTGCAGGGGAAGTCCCTTGTCCACTGATGACGCCAGTGAGAAGGTTGGTTTGAATCCAACTGAGAGTAACTACCCAGCTGCCCCAGGTGGGAAACGTTTCTCCTCTTAATGCGTGGAGACAATGGCGCTCTCTGAGTTGGGACTTCATCACTAACATCATAATTCACTGATTCTACAGACTTGTATTGCTCAGGTCTCGCATTTATGTGTGTGTCATCCCCATCTTTTCCTGCAGCTGATGTTTCACATGACTTCTTTCTTTTCTGTAAAAAAGTCAAAAATATAGAATTACTGTAATAACAGTACTAATGAAAAGTAAATAACAATCTTATTAAAAAACTAATTACATTAGTAATAAgagtaaaattattattatgtttaATAACATATGGGATATGAAAGAACAACATCATAATATAAAATAATCATAAAATAATCATAATATAAAATCAATATAGAAGGGATCAAGATAATTTGCCAAACTCAAAATCAAACGTGGAACAGTAGTTTTCCCTGATGATCCATATATAGCTTATTACATGAAGCACTAGCTCATGAGGCAGGGAAGTAAGGAAAATCTATATCAGACCCAGATTGAATTAGAGCACCAAACAACCACCAATGTGGTTTCCATTCGTCTCCCCAAAACCACTATGATCAGCATAagaaacacaacacacaaacatataAAGCACAAAAACACACTAAACATAATTTTCCTGCTGAGAGTGTtggtgttgttatggtcttcagcccagagactggtttgatgcagctctccatgcaactctatcctgtgcaaggttcttcatctcccagtacatactgcaacctacatccttctgaatctctgcTGAGAGTATATATAATATACTGCTGAGAGTAAATTGTGATATAAGCAACATTCCTTCCCTTAAAATGAGATCATTGGAAAGCTCTTGGTTCAGAGCAATGATGAGCAAATACTCAGCACCTGTGGACCATATGGAATGCGACACCACCACAGACAggcgctgctggtggtggtggtggtggtggggagtggGTTTCTTCCCAAATCAAATTGACAATTACTATGCAGAATCAAAATACAACCATTAAGTACATTTTGCACTTAACTATCTATCCACAGGCTATTTTACAATACTTTTGTACAAAATCATGgggcatttttattcaataatcagAATAGTTGTAAGGATAGAATGAAAGAAATGTAACAAGTAAACCAAAAACTTACTTTAGTGTTGACTTTCAACACTGACTGActtgacctcagtgcctgtttcaccacacatgccatctggattcttcccccagacacccgTTTCTcggaactccacaggtgggaactagcactacaacacgttcttggttctcgccacccacctggacttaatttatgttaatttcttccatctcaacaattcttcactgtaactactctttgcttcactctgttttagttttctacacctttcattgtctttcccatctatttttcaatgtcccctcccacctctgttacatacaatacacttagcatTTTTCACCGTCCCTTCCCACTTTTGTTACATACAATGCtcttagcttttcattcttattaacccatgcatgatgtttaagcagtaatctctgcctGCATAtcctgtcttccacttttaagctttcaggttttcaaatctcgcccgacgcagtccccaacaatcagtctttccttctcatcccatacaataagcctcccctgacccacagttctgtgttactttcctgaaatctaccgcttttcttagacctctccacgctttttccttcacccctcttccttccccttcaacctttctgcctgaaggacgagtcactggctccaaaagcttgccaattacaaccgccTTATGTGCGTGTCCTGCCGCTGCTTCCtgtgtgagtagatttttttttatctatcccatTAAATAATTTGGTCAGAAAACTGCACTGATATGACTACTGTCACACGTGAGTATAGCTATTAACCTGTCATATCAGTGTAGTAGGAATGTGATAGCCAAGTCACTACTCTGATTTAGCATTCTAAAGGTATAGCAGTGGTTGCTTATTTTGCTCAGAATTTTGTTTCTACATACATTCTACTCCAGTGTTTTATCTAGCCACAGAACTAAAGAAGATTGTGCCACTCACATATTCAATAGCTTGATTTTTACTTTACAAAACAGCATCATAGCACCACAAAATTCTGCTGTAATATGTATTTATTTCCTGACAACCAGTTTCGCCCAAGAGATCATCTTCAAGTCACTGATTACCATTACACCGTGTTAAAAAAGTTCTTTGGGATCAAATATAAAATTATCATCATTGTCACTTATAATGTATCTATTTACTTACAGATTTTTCAAATCGACAGACCACTGCAGTGGTCAGCATACTGTTGACCAAAGTTGCATCATAACAAAACAGGTCCTTCATGAATAAATATGCTTAACAGCAGCTTTTGGCAATTCCATAATGCAGTTTTTTACAAGCACATTGAAGCTGAATGGCTCTGTTTACAGGAAATATTAATTTTTGATTGATGTTAGTTCCATAGTGTGTTGTATAGTTCTTTCACAGGCAGAATATCACACAAGCTATTGTATCCATATTAAGGAGGAGGCTGTTATCAAAAAACATCTACAATATACTTTCACTGTTCTCAAATTGGTTGTCCTCATCTGCTGTGTAGAAATAATACAGGTATTGTTAATGGTAGAATTTCTGGGAGACCACTAATAAGAGGAATAAAGAGGAGTTTGGTCTAGGGTTGAGACCTGTGGGACTACTGAGCTGATTAATATTATATCTGAATGAGTTGTTTTCCATTATGTATTGTTATTTGTATCAACTGTCCCCTGTTTAATACACACGAGTGAAATAATTGCAGATTTCGCTTATATCACAAGCACCCGGAACCCTCAAGAGCAAAGAGTGGTTGACCAAATCAGAATTTATTAATCTTTTTGACAAATGGCACTCTCCTTTTAATGTCAGCTTCTACTGTGGAATCCCTAATTTGGACagtagttgttgttgtcgtcttcagtcctgagactggtttgatgcagctctccatgctactctatcctgtgcaagcttcttcatctcccagtacatacagcaaccttcatccttctgaatctgcttagtgtattcatctcttggcctccctctacggtttttaccctccacgctgccctccaatgctaaatttgtgatcccttgatgcctcagaacatgtcccactaaCCGGTTCCttccttttgtcaagttgtgccacaaactactcttctccccaattctattcaatacttcatcattagttatgtgatctacccatctagtcttcagtattcttctgtagcaccacatttcgaaagcttctattctcttcttgtccaaactatttatcgtccatgtttcccttccatacatggctacactccgtacaaatactttcagaaatgacttcctgacacttaaatctatactcgatgttaacaaatttctcttcgtcagaaacgatttccttgccatcgccagtctatattttatatcttctctacttcgaccatcatgagttattttgctccccaaatagcaaaactccgctactactttaagtgtctcatttcctaatctaattccctcagcatcccccgacttaatttgacaaaaattccattatcctcgttttgcttttgttgatgtctatcttatatgctcctttcaagacactgtccattccgttcagctactcttccaggtcctttgctgtctctgacagaattacgatgtcatcggtgaacctcaaagtttttatttcttctccatggattttaatacctactccaaattcttcttttgtttcctttactgcttgctcaatatacacatggaataacattggggagaggctacaaccctgtctcactcccttcccaaccactgcttccctttcatgtccctcgacccttataactgccacctggtttctatacaaattgtaaatagcctttcgctccctgtattttaccccttacacctttaaaatttgaaagagagtattccagtcaacattgtcaaaagctttctctaagtctacaaatgctagaaacataggtttgcctttccttaatctttcctctaagataagtcgtaagatcagtattgcctcacatgttgcaacatttgtatggaatccaaactgatctttcctgaggtcggcttctaccagtttttccattcatttgtaaagaattcgcgtaagtattttgcagctgtgacttattaaactgatagttttgtaattttcaaatctgtcagcacccgatttctttgggattggaattattatattcttctttaagtatgagtgtatttagcctgtctcgtacatctggcttaccagatggtagagttttgtcagaactggctctcgcaaggccgtcagtagttctaatggaatgttgtctactcccggggccttgtttcgagtcaggtctttcagtgctctgtcaaactcttcacgcagtatcatatctcccatttcatcttcatctacatcctcttccatttccataatattgtcctcaagtacatcgcccttgtatagaccctctatatactccttccatctttctgctttcccttctttgcctagaactgggtttccatctgagttcttgatattcatacaagtggttctcttttctccaaaggtctctctaatttcactgtaggcagtttctatcttacccctcgtgagataaacctctatatccttacatttgtcctctagccatccctgcttagccattttgcacttcctgtcgatctcatttttgagacatttgtattcttttttgcctccttcatttactgcatttttatattttctcctttcatcaattaaattcaatatttcttccattacccaagtatttctactagccctcatttttttacctacttgatcctctgctgccttcactacttcatccctcagagctacccattcttcttctactgtatttcttccccccattcctgtcaattgttcccttatgctctccctaaaactctgtacaacctctggtttagtcagtttatccaggtcccatctccttaaattcccacctttttgtagtttcttcagttttaatctacagttcataaccaacagattgtggagagtgtccacatctgcccctggaaatgtcttacaacttagaacctggttcctatatctctgtcttaccattatataatctatctgataccttttagtatctccaggttcttccacatatacaaccttcttttatgattcttgaacgaagtgttaactatgattaagttatgctctgtgcaaaattccaccagacggcttcctctttcatttcttacccccaatccatattcacctactgtatttccttctctcccttttcctactctcaaattccagtcacccatgactattaaattttcgtttctcttcactacctgaataatttcttgtatctcatcatacatttcatcaatttcttcatcatctgcagagctagttggcatataaacttgtactacttagccacaattatgcgttcactatgctgtttgtagtagcttacccgcaatcctattttttttattcattattaaacctacttctgcattacccctatttgattttctatttataaccctgtatacacctgacgaaaagtcttgttcctcctgccactgaacttcactaattcccactatatctaactttaacctatccatttccctttttaaattttctgacctacctgcccgattaagggatctgacattccacattccgatgcgtagaacgccagttttctttctcctgataacaacatcctcctgagtaatccccgcccagagatccgaatgggggactattttacctccggaatattttacccaaaaggacgctaccatcatttaaccatacagtaaaggtgcatgccctcgggaaaaattatggctgtagtttccccttgctttcagccattcgcagtaccagcacagcatggccgttttggttagagttacaaggccagatcagtcaatcatccagactgttgctcctgcaactactgaaaaggctgctgcctctcttcaggaaccacatgattgtctggcctatcaacagatacccccttcgttgtggttgcacctttggTACAgacatctgtatcgctggggcacacaagcctccccaccaacggcaaggtccatggttcatggggggaaaagaTAATTAACTTATCTTAAACAATAAGACAATTATTGTATCTTAAGTAATATTTTTCCCcaaaatcaatttcaaaattagCTCAAATTTTAAATAACATAATCAAACAGAATTTTTAAATTTAAACTGTAATGAATGAGAGTTACTGATACTTATTTTTGCAGGCTGTATGTATGAAAACTGAATTCTCATGACAAGTTCAGCATTAAATCTGTCTGATATTTATTTTTAGTCAACGTATGAGGGTTATCCAAGATTTAAAGACCATTTTTTCATTTGCAGTGGtatgaatgaaatttttcacttgtCAGCAACACTAGCTTGTAGTGCAGGCTTCCCCCTCCACAATGGGCGGTTGCATGGCTTGGTAGTCTATTAGGTCTGGCTGAGCCTGCTGTTACAGAGGGATGCTTCACTGTCATCTTCTGACCATTTATGATTATGTGATTAGCTAGCTTTATGATAGGATGTGTTTGCTGAGTTCTTTAACAGTAGAAAGGAAGAAAGGGGAAGAAGGTGTTCAATTGATGACACATTGTTGGAGAAAACTGAAGCAAAACTTCACGAATACCACCATCCAGCAGTCCAGGACCTCACAATTTTGATTCCAGAAGTCAGTAAATCAAGAATCCAAAccattttaacaaaaaaattggGGTACAGAAATGTCTGCACTTGTTGAGTGCCAAAAATGTTGACAGAGGTTCGCAAGAAAAATCATGTGGAGAATGCTCAGAaatttttgaacctttttgaaaGGAAAGGAGATGAGTTTTTGAATCTAAATCATTAGAGGTAACAAAATATGCCCAGAAAACACTCATCAATTGACGAGGATGGCCAGGAAGAGGTGTCAAGCTGGTTGTGAACTGCAGTAagagattatttatttattgacaaaggGATCAAGGAACAAAATTTTccacatttttaaaacaaaaaggTCTTTAATTTGTGTACAAGCCTTGTACAAATTGAGAAGCCTGTTACCAACGAAAGTGGCAGACTAAAGAAGTgtctgtccgtgtgtgtgtgtgtgtgtgtgtgtgtgtgtgtgtgctgcaggTCACTGATCTTGGAGGAGGGAGGGGGCATCACTCCATTAGTCTTTTCCCCTCTTGCCCCTCTCCTCCCACTTCCTCTGTCCCCTCTGCCCTTGCCCCAAAGCCTCTGAATGCTGCTTCTGGCAGTCTTGTCCCCCtgcctttgccccccccccccaactcctctCCACTCTACTCTCTCTCACCCATACCTTACTATCTCTCCTCGTTCCCCGCCCCACTCCAAGCTGCTGCTTTCTTTCAACACAATGGCTGCAGTCTGGTCAGAGTGGCCGGAGACATTGGTCATGTATGCATCAGCTTTGGCTGCCTGATGCCTGagtgaatattgtgtgtgtgtgtgtgtgtgtgtgtgtgtgttttccttttttctgaagaaggctttgaccaaaGCTCAGtgagtaacagtcttttcattatgcctgtctgcaactcaatgtgtaatCTTCATGGTAGCAATCTATCCTACCCCATAACTGTTGACATTCCAACCTGGACTTCACATTATTCTATTGGGTTGGTCCCcaagttcgtagagtttttccataagtttaacaaaTACAACACTTACACATAAGAGGGACttgagtcatcaataatatattccctttcaatatttacaacaatctgccaacatttgaGTAACTTATCTATTCTGTGAATGTTGAAATCGTGTAGTTTTGAAGTGAAGAACTTGTCAAGTcatgttcagagcacattttcatctgCAAAAAAGTTCCTTGAACGTTGTTTGATACTGTGTGGAAAAGGTGAATATCTGAGGGTGCAGGAtttggtgaataagatgggtgcaaaATGACTTTCCAACCCAATTCCTGTAATGTGTGTTTTCTCAGTCCAGCAGAATGCTGGCAGACATTAGTgcggagcagcatcacttcatgcagccttccctggttgttgttcttggattgcgtctgcatgGCATCTCAGTAGCTGACAACAAATGCTAGGAGTGATGGTTATACCACAGGCACAAACATTTCTGGctttctccgctgctgtcacccctctaatgaactcaaacagaagaatatgttggaaatgttccaatttctctactttgtactccattttctagcatctacAGCTCtactcagtatctccaaatgaaAATATGACAATATGTacactcaaatagcaacagcgaactacaaataaaaaatgacaattgataaattaaaaaaaaaaaaaacagaataccaacaagcaaaacaaaaacgctattaaCTTATTGCACCAATTTTTcacaaggaaaaataaaataaaaagaaatgttttaaattaatgtttCTATTCACTTCCTTTTTTGCTTACTACCTAAGCCAG
Encoded proteins:
- the LOC124595634 gene encoding uncharacterized protein LOC124595634 isoform X5, encoding MDDGSREQSSPESSVRAGPSALGQNEQGVIGMPVEEELPKHCDVNQDTKQSSYQQQESEVLRSILHQDIMGSPGSPTNSQVSSTCDSGCMEEHYVSCLHEHENTRQKLHYKNHQFGEVNKHDISGVTEQQPGCSNNCCVSSSCDSNQLQLRPDIETEDHICGKLNLGYVSRWMKAQPASPTHCEVSSSSYDSESDDGHAGSREQEMERQYRTSLQQAQPNSDFILAGTSEESEKMIESPRNCQVSSSCESDSDASGYSKLCLRVSEDSMEDDTDHSTGKDKRKKSCETSAAGKDGDDTHINARPEQYKSVESVNYDVSDEVPTQRAPLSPRIKRRNVSHLGQLGSYSQLDSNQPSHWRHQWTRDFPCRGRPARLRSQSPADRVNRWKRSPSPVESCRKLRSRSVLPIRDTQRVTWRKRRSKSCDTYRKHKRSHESRHPSKEHLLFKRMEPVSEPSSNNRVERQSRSTRRRWSKPASISGRHKTSTSSRDKSTLQMTASNSESLSVRMAARCIHCSSSHKFQKERSVLDSELAIQGRSHVNQTLSSKTQNVAEEQLTYRTRRSLSRSRSVLNTAQQESGAEVIGTKIMHSLLGVQENSSGKEQPPQGFTEHTRNQSMCLNTSKRNKRTSKKKEAPKEHVTTLRSDSVIQNQKSFTQLNKFCELAQEQPAFGSKLSVRINRLKNTEDFRTNQLSGEQSSLEDKYLITDHISARLQHSGPEDAFRKKIHSHRSLVSSEERPTSSNKQSLSVNMSRGQNHLNKFQEIKDQSTFSSTNSLLTKSSEDVHLSKDKELSYDHVADSSCLMPKNNTERHTESKKNQELAGGTLNLKNFKGFPEEQVSVNGKLSLPAILSESCDFPISAQTLHQLYSARKRHSASVLTQGTSSSLNEVKMAPYPLSDSKRLSRKRKLSKEDCQSQHKSLNSRCQFMSAPCVACENQGHLSKRRVLGKVKQSAEAVQSVLQSNNMKVSKNKALHLQTATYNSHLQLGHSSTVNGSTASSETSQEKSYSKISGRNSSLFKDANAVCDVTASDARAVKCSSQDRICCKEDSALLGPSTSQIKPCSVVLKNLELSSEKFVFPPFPHVTWTTKASDFCLPQDYMNTVRKKGK
- the LOC124595634 gene encoding uncharacterized protein LOC124595634 isoform X4 produces the protein MDDGSREQSSPESSVRAGPSALGQNEQADQEVQPLWSSYRKPTPCPESDPESDNQSYASEASSDESVQWEKEFIGKLMKVKKYSCQQERTAPASEGVIGMPVEEELPKHCDVNQDTKQSSYQQQESEVLRSILHQQQPGCSNNCCVSSSCDSNQLQLRPDIETEDHICGKLNLGYVSRWMKAQPASPTHCEVSSSSYDSESDDGHAGSREQEMERQYRTSLQQAQPNSDFILAGTSEESEKMIESPRNCQVSSSCESDSDASGYSKLCLRVSEDSMEDDTDHSTGKDKRKKSCETSAAGKDGDDTHINARPEQYKSVESVNYDVSDEVPTQRAPLSPRIKRRNVSHLGQLGSYSQLDSNQPSHWRHQWTRDFPCRGRPARLRSQSPADRVNRWKRSPSPVESCRKLRSRSVLPIRDTQRVTWRKRRSKSCDTYRKHKRSHESRHPSKEHLLFKRMEPVSEPSSNNRVERQSRSTRRRWSKPASISGRHKTSTSSRDKSTLQMTASNSESLSVRMAARCIHCSSSHKFQKERSVLDSELAIQGRSHVNQTLSSKTQNVAEEQLTYRTRRSLSRSRSVLNTAQQESGAEVIGTKIMHSLLGVQENSSGKEQPPQGFTEHTRNQSMCLNTSKRNKRTSKKKEAPKEHVTTLRSDSVIQNQKSFTQLNKFCELAQEQPAFGSKLSVRINRLKNTEDFRTNQLSGEQSSLEDKYLITDHISARLQHSGPEDAFRKKIHSHRSLVSSEERPTSSNKQSLSVNMSRGQNHLNKFQEIKDQSTFSSTNSLLTKSSEDVHLSKDKELSYDHVADSSCLMPKNNTERHTESKKNQELAGGTLNLKNFKGFPEEQVSVNGKLSLPAILSESCDFPISAQTLHQLYSARKRHSASVLTQGTSSSLNEVKMAPYPLSDSKRLSRKRKLSKEDCQSQHKSLNSRCQFMSAPCVACENQGHLSKRRVLGKVKQSAEAVQSVLQSNNMKVSKNKALHLQTATYNSHLQLGHSSTVNGSTASSETSQEKSYSKISGRNSSLFKDANAVCDVTASDARAVKCSSQDRICCKEDSALLGPSTSQIKPCSVVLKNLELSSEKFVFPPFPHVTWTTKASDFCLPQDYMNTVRKKGK